In a single window of the Gemmatimonadaceae bacterium genome:
- a CDS encoding HigA family addiction module antitoxin — translation MPARRIPPIHPGEILLEEFLEPLGLSQYRLAHDISVPPRRINEIVHGKRAVTADTALRLARYFGTTDRFWLNLQTRFDLERELDHLGNRLEKEVRILKRAS, via the coding sequence ATGCCTGCACGAAGGATTCCACCCATACACCCGGGCGAGATATTGCTGGAGGAATTCCTCGAGCCACTTGGACTTTCCCAGTATCGGCTGGCCCACGACATCAGCGTGCCGCCGCGGCGTATCAACGAGATCGTGCACGGCAAGCGGGCCGTTACCGCCGACACTGCCCTGCGATTGGCTCGTTATTTCGGCACCACCGATCGGTTCTGGCTGAACCTGCAGACGCGCTTCGATCTCGAGCGGGAGCTGGACCATCTGGGCAATCGGCTGGAGAAGGAAGTCCGGATCCTGAAGCGGGCCAGCTAG
- a CDS encoding type II toxin-antitoxin system RelE/ParE family toxin — protein sequence MIRSFADRDTERLFLREPVRRFPPGLLRIMLRIMLRKLLLLEAAEALQDLRVPPGNRLEKLRGRRAGQFSIRVNDQWRICFRWSDASAHDVEIVDYHRE from the coding sequence GTGATCCGGAGCTTCGCCGACCGGGATACCGAACGGCTGTTTCTGCGCGAGCCGGTTCGCCGGTTCCCGCCGGGCCTGCTCAGGATCATGCTCCGGATCATGCTCCGGAAGCTGCTGCTGCTCGAAGCGGCTGAAGCACTTCAGGATCTCCGGGTTCCGCCGGGGAACCGGCTCGAAAAGCTTCGCGGGCGTCGCGCTGGGCAGTTCAGCATCCGGGTCAACGATCAATGGCGAATCTGTTTCCGCTGGTCGGACGCAAGCGCCCACGACGTCGAGATCGTGGATTACCACAGGGAGTAG